In Toxoplasma gondii ME49 chromosome VIII, whole genome shotgun sequence, a single genomic region encodes these proteins:
- a CDS encoding hypothetical protein (encoded by transcript TGME49_230160): MESRSAEVVYATRLKYTDPATRCFILNITPGVSERQLEKQLNNYGRVQVYTYQPATVRFPGWAWVGYHHRHGVNNLLSMSKATQKATAEFTAKLKSEAPLEETGKPKPEVDTLETSATRVDTDPEALGPLPEKQSIAEEHEP, translated from the exons ATGGAGTCGCGATCTGCTGAAGTTGTGTACGCTACCCGGTTGAAGTACACGGACCCGGCCACAAGATGTTTTATTCTCAACATTACCCCCGGAGTTTCTGAG AGGCAGCTAGAAAAGCAGCTGAACAATTATGGACGTGTTCAGGTTTACACCTACCAACCGGCGACGGTGAGATTCCCAGGATGGGCTTGGGTAGGGTACCACCATCGACATGGAGTGAACAACCTACTCAGCATGTCAAAAGCCACTCAGAAAGCAACGGCGGAATTCACTGCTAAGTTGAAAAGTGAAGCGCCCCTCGAGGAAACTGGAAAGCCGAAACCTGAAGTGGATACTCTGGAAACATCGGCAACTCGGGTGGACACCGATCCTGAAGCTCTTGGCCCGCTCCCGGAAAAGCAATCCATTGCAGAGGAACATGAGCCGTGA